In Mixophyes fleayi isolate aMixFle1 chromosome 3, aMixFle1.hap1, whole genome shotgun sequence, the genomic stretch actgcctcCTTGCTGTGCAGCTGTTCTACAAACACTGTCATGACTGCTTGGGTTTTATCCGTATAGTTATTCCTTCACCCCAGAGGTGGTCGCACTGCTTAAAGTCCTAGTAATACAGCCCCTCCTGATGTATATGTGATTACTGTTTCAGCATAGGTTTTATCTTTCACCAGCATCTGGTATATAATGCTTAGTAGAGGATATTTGTATTCTGTACATTCCTGTTGACCAGGCACATTCcagcagcaataataataattctggtcACACTAGCTCTTTTGAAGGACAGGTTAATGGTACAGACATATGATGCCACTAAAGAGTGATGACTTAATGACATGATCATAATTTAATACATTGCAGCCATTTCTGATCCGACAGCTGTTGTATCCTCTGCTTGACAGGACCGGTGGATATAAGTCTCACTCTGCATTCTATATCGGGGAGATGTTGGAAGGTTCTATTCCTAATAATTAAGTTGCCACTTAGTGAAATAAAACGCCATCGGAATCACTAGGTACCAGTACGTACCTGGTTGGCACTATATTGGCTAGAGCCGTCTGTGATAATGTTACATTCAATGACCCACGACCCTTCTTctctatccatttttttttcttttcaaattataatgcaaatatataaaaggcGTTTAGCAAAACCAAAGCCCCATCACCTAGTGTGTTTAAGGAACAGATAAAATCATCTGTAAGCTGAGTGTTCACATCTAAGCATTGGAGATATCCATTAGGAGCAGCTGTATATAAGTAAGTCTGGACTTGTGAGCATTCATGGGTCCATGTTCCAATCCACAGGTAGTGCCCAGTTGTAGTCTCCTATGTACAGATGATAAACACTTTGCAGCACTGAACAAACTTCTCTTGCTTCTGTGATGGAGGATGAAGCCCGGCCATTGCCATAGCTGTGTCTGGTTAAAAATTGAAACTCCCATGTCCTAGAATGGATGAATAACAGGGCAGCGTCTCCAGAGGCTTATAATGAGCCATCTTGTACATACGCAGCCCTGTATCGGAGACTCTCAGGCTGTTGTAGGTAAAGCACTGGGATGGCTTGTGAGTGTGTCCCAACCATAGGACCTTTGCTGTGATCAGGGGTTTCAGGCTGGTGTTGAATCTAGGTGGATATTTCCAGTCCTGATACATGTATCCTGCTTTGTTTTTGGATTTTCTGTTCCCTTTAGTCACTTTGTCTCTCTATTGTGCAGACGAGAATCAGAGAGGAGGAATCACTCGCTGGCGCGTCATGCAGATATCCTGGCTGCAGTGGAGACCAGGCTGTCGTTGCTTAATATGACATTTATGAAATATGTGGACTCTAACCTCTGTTGTTTCATCCCTGGGAAGGTAGGACTGATAGTCACTTCATGTGGCacatgtttctatttatactcaAACTCTCATCCCTTGTATGTTCCCCAAAAGACCACTGCCTCCAAATTAGTCTGCTTTTATGCTGCTCGGAGATCTGAGAGTCTGCATTCAGACTGAGTTTGTGACCAAATTTATTAGGTGATTGAGTTTCAATATCTATCAAATTTGGACAATTCTAATGTGAAATTGTTGTCAGTTTTGTTTAATCTAGATCAGAACTGAGCCATCCGTAGAGCGAGTGCCTTAATTATGTCTCACCCTGTGGAACTTTGTTGAGTAGTCAGTGACTGGGGAGGAAAGTATAGTTGAAAATTGTGCCCTAAACTGGTTTCCTCATCTGTGTGGATTTTTGTTGACCTGCTAAATGGGAACAGTAGAGGCTAGTCAAATAATGTAATGAATATGACCCAGAGGACACTTAATATAGGATGAAGAGGATAAATGTTTTCAGAATGCAtgttatataatacacagagactTACTGTTGGCCTTTTCCTTTAAATGGTCATTTAAATCTGAGAGATTCTAGGACACCAGCCATATTATCCAGTATCTCCTGCTGGCATTTTCCTACACCGTGGCTCCCTCTAGTGGGGGTGTAACTGCCACTACACCTAAAATACAAAATGCCTTTATATTACTTATAGAAAGCAATAGTCGCTGCAGAAACAATAATGGTAACGTTTATAATGAGACATCGCTACCAGACAGCAGGCTCCTCTGATGGTCACCTCCGGTCGTGTCAGGGTACATATTGGGTTGTGGTTTTGAAAATTATACAAAGACAGTGCAGTGCGTTGTACATACAGTACATTAATAAGATACATTTATACACCGTCCTTTTttagatattttctttttcttctgtgcTATATATGCCGTTCTGTTAATGCTGTTTTTGCTTTGAGATTGGATTTTCCCCTTCCTTTTTTCTTTGTAGTCTTCTGTTCCATTTACTAATGGAAAACACTTTTCTTGCAGAATTGGTCACATTTTTACACACAGCGTCAGATTTTTATTCCTTTATTGTGCAGAGAATAAAATTACTTCACCTTGTAgcatatatgtgtattttgtgaATACATTTCCTTATACATTAGAGCAGCCATTTAATTCTATACAGCCCCAGTTGTCTTTCTGAAGTGACCAGCAGATGTCGCCAATATGTTCTGCAGTGAAGCGTTCAAAGCCTAATGCTCGTTAAATTGTTTTCCTCTTATATTGGGTGTACTTCCACGATTGTCACTTTCCTCTGATCTCCACTAGGTGTCAGTGTATGACGCAGCATTACCCCAGGCTGAACATGTAAAACCTTCTGCGTGTTTATGCTGAAAGTTCCCTTTATGTTTTATGACTTCCTAGTGAAACCCGTTTAGTTTGGATGCTTTTACAAATCTGATCCATATTTCACTTCTTccatttaacatttaaaaaaatacaattaaaaataacaagttggggcagcacggtggcgtagtggttagcacctctgccttacagcactggggtcatgagttcaaatcccagccatggccttatctgtgaggagtttgtatgttctccccgtgtttgcgtgggtttcctccgggtgctccggtttcctcccacactccaaaaacatactggtaggttaattggctgttaataaattgaccctagtgtctgtctctgtctctgtctctctgtgtgttagggaatttagactgtaagccccaatggggcagggactgatgtgagttctctgtacagcgctgcggaatcagtggcgctatataaataaatggtgatgatgaacaaGTTTACATGTTATATACTGTAAGTATTGGATAGCTAGTGTCACATTTAAATTCTGTTTACATGACACTGCCCTGTATTGATcatacaaaattttatttttcatgatgGCCGTTTTATAACAATGTAATATAGAGCGAACCAAGTCAATGCTCTTTTCTGTAGAGTAAACAAACCGCTCATGAtcgtttatttacatagcgccaatcATGTTATATGCTGACTGATTTTGATTATTGTTCAAAGTATTGAATGTTCCAGCAGTGGACAGAAGAGCACATGTTATATCATTTTCTCGTAATTGTCAGCACTGGAAACTACAGTGTCCTTGGTCTGTGGGTCATATATCACAAACTCCTAAtcttgttatcatttaattataaagcgccaccaattctgcagtccctgccccattggagcttacagtccgcACACGTACACacaggttaattttgtcagcaaccagTATTTGGAGTGTGTTGGTGCATTCACTGAGAAGGGTCACTAATAGAGATGTTTATGTCATTGTAGGTTATTGATGAGATATACAGTGTACTAAGATATGTCAATTCTACAAGATCCCCTCAGAGGGCCCACGAGGTTCTGCAAGAACTACGAGACATCTCCTCTATGGCCATGGAATATTTTGATGAAAAGATTGTTCCAATACTTAAAAAGAAGTTGCCGGGTTCTGACGTGTCCGGGCGTCTCATGGGCTCTCCTCCAGGTACAGCTGTGTGTGGTCTTTGAGGGGTTACACACACATTCTATAGGGTCTTGTATAGGCTCACGCTGAGAACTTACCCCACTTATAGCTTGTATTCCAGCGGCCGCCAGTACCAGAAGCTGAGTCAGCTCACACTGAGTCACACTCTATGGAAATGATGACTACACTCCATCCATAGCTCTCTCTGTGGAACAATGGAGGGATTGAGTCCTCAAGGCGTGTAATATGGGGGTACGGATAGCGGGGCCTTCCCTATTTCTTGTACATAAAGCTAGAACTTAATGGGGTAATACTCATTGTAAGTCACTTCTTACTGAAATACAAGTATGTCCGGACAAGTGTAATGAATTTTTCTCCTGCTCAGtattttttgagaaaaaaaagacacatgCAACTTTTCCACTTTCTCAAATTGTGATACATTTCTCATATACTGTGTATTCCATGCCTTAGCCAGATTGGCCTACCCTGGTACGGGCACTATATAGATTATTGTTTTGTACACCAGTAATGTGCTCCGTTACTATTTTTTGCCTTTTTGTTATTTCTGTCTTGCAGACGAGCATTACTTAGATGCATCAATCATGCTTTACATTAACGCCTGGTAAGGGGTGTTAGAACATGCAGTTTTGAGCGGTTTGGTATCTAGTAATTGAACCTTTGCAGGATGATAAACCGGCCGCAACTGTAATCCTGCATTTCAGAACATGTACAGTAATGGAACATAGGATTGTCATGTTTCTATGATGCTTGACTGCTTATTTTAGCATATCTGggcctgttgtgtgtgtgtgtgtgtgtgtgtgtgtgtgtgtgtagtgttgtTGGATCAATGGGGAATGAAAGGtactaattttaatttattttcttattccCCAATGTAGTCCCGGGTCCCTCCACCACCCTAAGTACAATGCAGCTGTTCTCCAAGCAAAACCCTTCACGGCAGGAAGTGACAAAAATGGTGCAGCAAGTCAAAGCCAACGGTGCCGGCTTGACCGTCCTCAGGCGGGAGGTGTCCGAGCTACGCACCAAGGTACAAGAGCAGCAGAAACAGCTTCAAGACCAGGACCAGAAACTTCTAGAACAGACCCAAATCATAGGCGAGCAGAACGTGCGCCTGACTGACTTAGAGCACAAACTGCGCGACGTGGTGGAGACTGCCGTAGGCCCCTCCGGAACTGGTCCGAGAGATGACTCCCCCCGAAAGAGGAAGAAAGTATCGGAGGTTGTGGACTGCCCTAGAAAATCAAAACGTCTTCGAACCAGAAAGTAATTCTATGAAAACTGTGTTTAGCTAGCGGCATGGTTTTTGGACTGGGCTTTGGTTGGCAACCAAGGTGCAACCGAACCTTAGCTTTGGTGTAGGTTACACGTTTCCCTTCCATGCAGTTAAAATGCCACATACAAAGATGAGCACCTTTTTGCAGGTTACTCTGTAGTCCCGTTTTATTCTTATTAATTTGCAGCCGTTGAGAGGTAGGTTACAGCAGAAATGTATTCTTGTTTATGGGATTCCAAGTATCTGTACAGCACAGTACGAGGGAATGATCCATTCATTCACAACACTAGGCTAGACTCTTCACTTAAAGGGGGTATTTCTGCTACTGAGAAtccttataatatttatttaatggtcCTCGTTGCTTTACCTAAGCCGAAGAAATGCATTTACCGAATACTTGGTGCATAAGCATTAGTGGAGGCAGCCAGCTTTTGGGCTAAGCCAGTACATTTGGAACTAGTAACATTGCCTGGATGTAAAATCCTCGTGTCATCTCGCTAGTGCAatcctggccaatctgtggctctgcaggtgttgtgaaactacacatcccagaatgctttgccagtagatagccagccaacagctgccaatgcatgctgggactttaaCACCTGGAgcaccacaggttggccaggtctgcacTAGTTCGTTCCTAGTattttggttcagcccacaaaatgtccgcCTCCACTGTGTGGGCGGAACGTTCACTTTAAAGCCTCTGGGATTCATAGGCACGCACCacggtgttttgttttttttttgtcaaaaaaaaatgtctaaagtGTAACTAGCTCCAGTACTAAAGACTAGTCGTAAACATGTAACGAGCCGCGAAGAGGATATTGGTTCACACTGCGTGGCGTTTTCCTAGCACCCTTCCATACGCTTAACCTTTTTTAAGTGTTATTTATGTTCCGTTTGTTTATTGGTAACCTAACTCCTCAGTGCCTATTTTCCTGTTAACAGATTTGTAACATCCAGACGTTGGACTGTTAGAAGTTTAAATTCTCTCACCAGTTTCACGTTGAGCGAAACGCGGCGGAATTGTATTCGTGACCCTGTTCCTTTTCATTTGAGTTCGATGCTGGATACTGGTTTATGATCCTCTAATGTCTGAAAAAGCCAGTCTTTGTAAAACATCACTTAGACTTGAATTGTGTAtacaccgtatatatatatatatccatataaatatatatgataccTTTTTTCCCTTGTGATTTAAAAGTCATTTTATGTTTCTGACTGTTCTTTTCCTTTGACAATATATCTGTTTATTCTTGATTTAGAATCTCCACCCAAGTTCAGTAAAGTTAGTGTAGGTGCGTTCTGGAGCCTGACATGGAAGATGCTACAACAGCTAGCTCAGGCCagggctgggatttgtagttccacagcggTTGGAAAGCCCAAGTCTGAACAGGTGTTAAAGGGGCATTTATAAAACTGCATTGATGTATACACAAGAGTGGCTGAGAAGTTCACCATTGTGTGATTACATTACACGTTCTGCCTATGATCAAATGGCTGCAGTCTTACGTGGTTTTACATAGCACTAAGTCATGTGGAAGGTAAAATGGTGATCGTTACGTGGCCCTATACACACGTGCTGATTATTTGATGTATTCTCTGGTTCTGCATGATAATGTCGACTTGAGGTTCCTATTGTgcgaaaatttatatttttttattttttttcgttttCCACCATTGTGCGAGCGAAACAAAAAAATGGGGACTTTTTTCACCCATATTTCCACCTCCTAAGGATGTTGGCTGCCAACACTCTTTGGGAGTGGAAAACTAGGTACAGACCTATTTAATCTTCAATTGCAATGTCTGTAACTGTTTCACCAACGACTCAAAGTTCTGATGAGCGTGTCTAGTCCTGTATACAaatctacacgatttaccttcagatctgtgatcttcatctgtcataatcatctgctgaCAAGATTGTAACCCTGtaaactctacagatatctgcccacagctggtggtgagtgcgtatacacttccacatttgtccaGTATTGTtccatcatcattcatgatttttaggaggtttataaaaccaaatcaacagatgtgatgtgttttggtatgataaaacatgatcgtgggaatcTACACACTCTTGTAATATCTAAACAAATGGTTGTGAACCGCCTGAGCTGCAGGACCGTTGGATAGGTGTGTACTCTGCTTTAGACATAATTAGAACTTTCTGTATGGAGATTTCATCTGGGTATTCTGTCCGGGTGTTGTACAGCCTGCACCTGGTTATGTGGGTCTCTTGAAACAGATCTCCAGACTGCCGTCGGTTACATATTTTTAATGAATAACTAAACCTAAAATTGAAGCTTTCAGATATGAACTATGGAGGGAGAATACATTGTTCATTTGTTAACAGCACATTTCATTGAAGAGCCTCCCTTTTAATACAGACAACTGAAGTCTGTCCCATATCGTTAGGATGCTGTTCCAAGGGAATCTTATACAGGTCAGAACTCAAGCTGCTGTGACATAAACCAGTCATGTCCTTGTGAATAAAGCAGCCAATCCACAAAGTGTGTTTCTACAAAACAAGTCTGCCGAcgagtcagtcagtcagtctgtgCTGTGGTAGAGGAACGCCTTCTTATAAGGGCAGCCTGCTGCAGCGGAGTGAGACATAGTTTGTGTAGTGCAGACCCTCCACCACTTGTATGTTCAGCTCTGTTATACAGGGAGATATAGATTGATTTATTATAGAGAACGATTGGCAGAAAtggcaataaaattaatttactcaTTGTTTCACTCCAACACCCTATTGTGCCAATGTCAAATAATGTCTGCTAACGGTCTCTTCAGAGTTTGTccattttagatacatttgtaAACATTCATGCAAAATGATTACTAGATTAAGTAGGGAATTACTGTTTGTCTACAGTAGTAATTACAGCATGTAATATGTCCCTGACCGTGTAGTGTTTTTCCTGATTGGCAGGGGTGACGATTTAGGGAAGGAAGGTGACATACAGACCCAAATGTTTGCcataattatattttgcattgtgcAAATTCATTTTTGGTTTAGGTAGACCAAGCAGAGGtcatgtttacatttattttagacAAGATTCCAAACGGAACCTGTCCTAGACACAGTGGAGGCTGAGCCACTAATCCTGAAAATGCAGCCAATGAATTCCTGAAAAAACAGTGACAATCCTGAGGCAGGGCCCGTGGCTTGGATTCACCCCCTATGATGATTTTAAAATTTTACTTGATATGATTACATTCCCAAAAGTAAAAGTTCCTCAGTAATAATAGATTTGAGATTGTTTTGACATTAATCCATCTGTGAGGCCAAAGTGACCAACTAATTTGGATCAATCAAGAGTTTTATCAAACCAACGTCCTCCTCCATTTACTGCAGGACAATTCACGTAAATTGCATCTGTGTCATCACAATCAGGACTGCCAGAAGTTGCAGTGAAATGTGCTAAAGGAAGGTCTCAAGAAAATCGGTTGCATACCGCAAGCTAAGCCCTTGTGTGATCTCTTCACTGCATGTAATCCATCAGCAGGTTCTATTGGTTTTACCTTCCATATTGGGAGTCACAGCCTATGCTTTGAGAACAATGCCGGATTGGCCCGGGGTAAGTTGGCTGTTAATAACCACGTGAGATCAACGCAGTACAAGATTGTAAGTCACTTAAATgtgtatttacacaaacatgcttTTCATTTTCATACAGCACAAGACATGAGTAAGAGTTTATGTTCCAGTTGTTTCTTCAAACATATCCTTTATAATTCCAATAAGATGGTGATAATCATATTGTCCTTTTATTTTCCATAAATACTTGTGCTGGAATATATTAAAGAATGAAAAACTTATTCTGAAGGGGAGAATACAATTCAACGCGTTGTGTGTCCAGAAACGATGGCGGAGACAAATCGCCATGATTTTCAGGCTAAAATATCTCCCCTCATTTTCCCCCTCActccccaaagaggtgcgaggaaaaatgaacgGAGATTTCTTTCCGTAATACGTGCTAATGTGCTCAGCCGGACAACGAGCTGCTCTGCATCTCTCGCCTACTTGTTTTAGTTTGAAGTGATTTTTAGGAAACTAGTTGATTTTCAGTGTAATAAGGGACCTGAAGAGCCATCAAACATAAAGCACACAGTTTAAGTAACAAGATGGTATTGATCGTGACAAGATCAAATATTTGCTCGCTATTAacttctatttatatagcaccaacatattaaacAGCGGTTTTTAATCAGTTCCTGCTCAATTGAAGTATAAATTGTATATCTTACAAACGATAGGGTCAATTCCAGCcaaagccaattaacccacttgtttatttttggactgtggaaagaAATCCATGCAGACAGGgtcagaacatacaaactgcacagttTGGAACCTGGTCAAACTTTAACCTGGTGCTGTGGTGCAACAATAAGACTTCACTTTGCATGGAGAGATATCACAATGAACTTGATGGAGAAAGCACATTTGTCAATCATTTTAGGTTTCCACAGAACCCTATTAGTAGCACAAAACAGTTTGTTACACCCCCATTGGAATAAGCTGACCTGACCTACTTTCAGTAGGACGTCTTTCAAGCTATTCGGGTGCATTTCCCTATTGTTGACGCATTGATGGACTGGtataaaacattttacataaaaatcaatatttaattctCTGATATTAGGAAATAAAGGTAGCCCCCAATCCTTTCTTCCTGTTTTGAGTTAATTTTAAGTAAAGGAGTGGTTTAAATGTACTGTTTCTGCCGTCATGTACTTTTACTGGAGTGTGTTACAATagtctagaccagtggttcccaaactttctcagcttgaggcacccttagggtcaccataatttttttaaggcacccctaagcaaaaataattaccgggtagtcccgttgtttaagtagttgggtcaaaatgacgtaagatgtatttagaccccttcaccatcacattgtgcccctttatcatatcactctgtatccccttcgccatctcacaccctgtgtccccctctacgccatctcacaccctgtgtccccctcttcgccatctcacaccctgtgtccccctctacgccatctcacaccctgtgtccccctctacgccatctcacaccctgtgt encodes the following:
- the FBXO28 gene encoding F-box only protein 28, yielding MSAAEEDRGNEGGSGGPGSSCSQRPRSASPSPSQLPQSNTLLGLPIVAIENILNFLTYDEISQLRLVCKRMDLECQRLLNQGFLRVERYHNLCQKQVKAQLPRRESERRNHSLARHADILAAVETRLSLLNMTFMKYVDSNLCCFIPGKVIDEIYSVLRYVNSTRSPQRAHEVLQELRDISSMAMEYFDEKIVPILKKKLPGSDVSGRLMGSPPVPGPSTTLSTMQLFSKQNPSRQEVTKMVQQVKANGAGLTVLRREVSELRTKVQEQQKQLQDQDQKLLEQTQIIGEQNVRLTDLEHKLRDVVETAVGPSGTGPRDDSPRKRKKVSEVVDCPRKSKRLRTRK